A genome region from Paludibacterium sp. B53371 includes the following:
- a CDS encoding type II toxin-antitoxin system RatA family toxin, whose product MKVVEKNVLVGHTPDQMYALVNDFERYPAFLPWCGRAEVLSREGEQVHARLHIDYFKVRQHFSTRNVCVAGQSITMTLDEGPFESLSGSWQFRPLGDLGCKIEFRLSYQFSSKILEKLIGPVFDHISASLVDAFIKEADRVYGHD is encoded by the coding sequence ATGAAGGTGGTTGAAAAGAATGTGCTGGTCGGGCATACCCCGGACCAGATGTATGCGCTGGTGAATGACTTCGAGCGCTACCCGGCTTTCCTGCCGTGGTGTGGTCGCGCCGAGGTCTTGTCGCGCGAGGGCGAGCAGGTCCATGCCCGGCTGCATATCGATTATTTCAAGGTGCGGCAGCATTTCTCGACCCGCAATGTCTGCGTGGCGGGCCAGTCGATCACCATGACGCTGGACGAGGGGCCTTTCGAATCGCTGTCCGGCAGCTGGCAGTTCCGCCCGCTGGGTGACCTGGGCTGCAAGATCGAGTTTCGTCTGAGTTACCAGTTCTCCAGCAAGATTCTGGAAAAGCTGATCGGCCCGGTGTTCGATCATATTTCAGCCTCGCTGGTCGATGCGTTCATCAAGGAAGCCGACAGGGTTTATGGTCATGACTGA
- a CDS encoding YitT family protein translates to MPTSRTKIMHAIAAPTPAHSLTEDILSILIGTLLVSFGIAMFKQAGLLIGGTAGMAFLIHYLTGWSFGLVFFVINLPFYYLALKGKGSEFTLKTFCAVALVSLFSGLHGHFVHFGALNGFYTALTGGLLMGVGLIVLFRHQASLGGVNILALYLQEKSGIRAGKLQMAVDVLIVAASLLVVSPLALLASLIGAVALNLVITMNHRPGRYQAA, encoded by the coding sequence TTGCCTACTTCGCGCACCAAGATCATGCACGCCATCGCCGCCCCCACCCCCGCCCACAGCCTGACGGAAGACATTCTGTCCATCCTGATCGGTACCCTGCTGGTCTCTTTCGGCATTGCCATGTTCAAGCAGGCCGGCCTGCTGATCGGCGGGACGGCGGGGATGGCCTTCCTGATTCACTACCTGACCGGCTGGTCATTCGGGCTGGTGTTCTTCGTCATCAATCTGCCGTTCTACTATCTGGCGCTCAAGGGCAAGGGCAGCGAATTCACCCTCAAGACCTTCTGCGCCGTGGCCCTGGTATCGCTGTTCTCCGGACTGCACGGCCACTTCGTTCACTTCGGGGCCCTCAACGGCTTCTACACGGCACTGACCGGGGGACTGCTGATGGGGGTGGGGCTGATCGTACTGTTCCGCCACCAGGCCAGCCTGGGCGGGGTGAACATTCTGGCGCTGTACCTGCAGGAGAAAAGCGGAATACGCGCCGGCAAGCTACAGATGGCGGTCGATGTGCTGATCGTCGCGGCCTCCCTGCTGGTGGTCAGTCCGCTGGCACTGCTGGCCTCGCTGATTGGCGCAGTAGCACTCAACCTGGTAATCACCATGAATCACCGCCCCGGACGTTATCAAGCCGCCTGA
- a CDS encoding RnfH family protein yields the protein MTEPIAIEVAYAAPAAQKIVALQVAAGTTALQAAEQSGLLTAFAVDVATLKLGVFGKAVPPGQVLRAGDRVEIYRPLLADPKEVRRRRAKAGKA from the coding sequence ATGACTGAGCCGATTGCCATCGAGGTGGCTTACGCCGCGCCAGCGGCACAGAAGATCGTGGCTTTGCAGGTTGCCGCCGGCACCACCGCGCTGCAGGCGGCCGAGCAATCCGGTTTGCTGACGGCGTTTGCCGTGGATGTCGCGACGCTGAAGCTGGGCGTGTTCGGCAAAGCCGTGCCGCCGGGGCAGGTGCTGCGTGCCGGCGACCGGGTCGAGATTTACCGCCCCTTGCTGGCGGATCCGAAGGAGGTGCGCCGCCGCCGTGCCAAAGCCGGCAAGGCGTGA
- a CDS encoding cyclase family protein: protein MLIDLSLSLSFDHPLFAEMRITRPGPIDAGHVGTHLDSRLLQPIPLNRSHCAAVLIDVSQAGRDIGVEALRQADIRQNDAIILYTGHMQRFPYTSREYFADHPQLSWEAVEYLIARQPAFIGIDALGLRRGEQPHHEVDSYCEDHGCYVIENLNQLPQLAEALAGRQRFGLRLGWIAHQRSDSLQGFYGVPVHLLAEL, encoded by the coding sequence ATGCTGATTGATCTGTCCCTGTCGCTGTCTTTCGACCACCCGCTGTTTGCCGAAATGCGCATCACGCGCCCCGGCCCCATCGATGCCGGCCATGTCGGCACCCACCTGGACAGCCGGCTGTTGCAACCGATTCCGCTGAACCGCAGCCATTGTGCCGCCGTGCTGATTGATGTCAGCCAGGCGGGCCGCGACATCGGGGTCGAGGCATTGCGCCAGGCCGACATCCGCCAGAACGATGCCATCATTCTTTACACCGGACACATGCAGCGTTTTCCCTATACCAGCCGGGAATATTTTGCTGACCATCCCCAGTTGAGCTGGGAGGCCGTGGAATACCTGATCGCCCGCCAACCCGCGTTCATTGGCATCGATGCATTGGGCTTGCGGCGCGGTGAGCAGCCTCATCACGAAGTGGACAGCTATTGTGAGGACCATGGCTGCTACGTGATCGAGAACCTGAACCAGCTGCCACAGCTGGCCGAAGCCTTGGCCGGGCGGCAACGCTTCGGCCTGCGGCTGGGCTGGATCGCCCATCAGCGCAGCGACAGCCTGCAGGGCTTTTATGGTGTGCCGGTTCATCTGCTGGCAGAGCTCTGA
- the smpB gene encoding SsrA-binding protein SmpB, producing MSIIDNRKAFHEYFIEEKHEAGLVLEGWEVKAIRAGRAQLKESYVVWQRGAFWLIGAHISPLQSASTHIHPDPVRSRKLLLNQSEINKLIGKVERAGYTLVALDLHYTRGRIKAEIGLAKGKKQHDKRATEKDREWAREKQRLMRDKG from the coding sequence ATGAGCATCATCGACAACCGCAAAGCCTTTCACGAGTACTTCATCGAAGAGAAACACGAGGCCGGCCTCGTGCTCGAGGGCTGGGAAGTCAAGGCCATCCGCGCCGGCCGCGCCCAGCTGAAAGAAAGCTATGTCGTCTGGCAGCGTGGCGCCTTCTGGCTGATCGGCGCGCACATTTCGCCGCTGCAATCCGCCTCGACCCACATTCACCCCGATCCGGTGCGCAGCCGCAAGCTGCTGTTGAACCAGAGCGAAATCAACAAACTGATCGGCAAGGTCGAACGCGCAGGCTACACCCTGGTCGCCCTCGACCTGCACTACACCCGCGGTCGCATCAAGGCGGAAATCGGCCTGGCCAAGGGCAAGAAGCAGCACGACAAGCGTGCCACCGAAAAAGACCGCGAATGGGCCCGGGAAAAGCAGCGACTGATGCGCGACAAGGGCTAA
- a CDS encoding AraC family transcriptional regulator: MMIPVETRLSDGRPMLIRNQAHPVGADMYLHCHPEGQLWALWQGGVTIELQGCQWVLPQGQIGWLPPGTPHASSVFRQAVGWHAYLQPALCEVFPPTPTVFRASPLIRAMLAQIADWQIAAAGLSERQQRFFAVLLDELLQAGTQPLMLPMPSHPGLLHLARGLLEDPAQAHPLDTLAREAGLSPRSLTRHFRQQTGMTLVQWRTAARMKKALEGLAAGGSVTRVAFETGYDSVSSFITAFRQRFGVTPARYVQGMGK, encoded by the coding sequence ATGATGATCCCTGTCGAAACCCGGCTGAGCGATGGCCGACCGATGCTGATCCGCAATCAAGCGCATCCGGTTGGCGCTGACATGTATTTGCACTGCCACCCTGAAGGGCAGCTTTGGGCGCTGTGGCAAGGCGGCGTGACCATCGAGCTGCAGGGGTGCCAGTGGGTGCTGCCGCAAGGTCAGATTGGCTGGCTGCCGCCCGGCACGCCCCATGCCTCCTCGGTGTTTCGTCAGGCCGTTGGCTGGCATGCCTATTTGCAGCCTGCCTTGTGCGAGGTGTTTCCGCCGACTCCAACGGTGTTTCGTGCCAGCCCGCTGATTCGTGCCATGCTGGCGCAGATCGCTGACTGGCAGATTGCCGCCGCCGGCTTGAGCGAGCGCCAGCAGCGCTTTTTTGCCGTGTTGCTGGACGAGTTGCTGCAGGCCGGAACTCAGCCGCTGATGTTGCCGATGCCCAGTCATCCCGGGCTGCTGCACCTTGCCCGGGGATTGCTGGAGGATCCGGCACAGGCGCACCCGCTCGATACCCTGGCGCGTGAGGCCGGCTTGTCACCGCGCAGTCTGACCCGCCACTTCAGGCAGCAGACCGGGATGACGCTGGTGCAATGGCGCACGGCGGCGCGCATGAAAAAAGCCCTGGAAGGGTTGGCTGCTGGCGGCAGCGTGACACGTGTGGCCTTCGAGACCGGTTACGACAGTGTCAGCAGCTTCATTACCGCATTCCGGCAGCGCTTTGGGGTGACACCGGCGCGCTATGTGCAGGGGATGGGCAAGTAG
- the guaA gene encoding glutamine-hydrolyzing GMP synthase, translated as MAAGHISRNSMDKILILDFGSQVSQLIARRVREAHVYCELHPFDMPIDEIRAFGPKGIILSGGPNSVYESDYQADAELFQLGVPVLGICYGMQWMAQTLGGKVESGHVREFGYAEVTTVASKLFDNLPGKVLPNGERVQEVWMSHGDKVTALPAGFNVIGSNRSCPIAAMADEHRGFYAVQFHPEVTHTKHGKDMLHRFVLGICAATPSWTMPNYIDEAVARIRAQVGQEEVILGLSGGVDSSVAAALIHRAIGDQLTCVFVDHGLLRLNEGQMVMDMFARNLGVKVVHVDAAADFMGKLAGETDPEKKRKIIGAEFVEVFQREAKKLSNARWLAQGTIYPDVIESAGAKTKKAHTIKSHHNVGGLPETLNLKLLEPLRELFKDEVRELGVALGLPHDMVYRHPFPGPGLGVRILGEVKTEYADLLRRADAIFIEELRNTVDEDGLSWYDKTSQAFAVFLPVKSVGVMGDGRTYDYVVALRAVVTSDFMTAHWAELPYSLLGRASNRIINEVRGINRVVYDVSGKPPATIEWE; from the coding sequence ATGGCGGCGGGCCACATTTCAAGGAACAGCATGGACAAAATCCTCATTCTCGACTTCGGCTCCCAGGTCTCCCAACTGATCGCGCGCCGCGTGCGCGAAGCGCATGTCTACTGTGAACTGCATCCGTTCGACATGCCGATCGACGAGATCCGCGCCTTCGGCCCCAAGGGCATCATCCTGTCCGGCGGACCGAACTCGGTCTACGAAAGCGACTACCAGGCCGACGCCGAGCTGTTCCAGCTCGGCGTCCCGGTTTTGGGCATCTGCTACGGCATGCAATGGATGGCCCAGACCCTGGGCGGCAAGGTCGAGTCGGGTCATGTGCGCGAGTTCGGCTATGCCGAAGTCACCACCGTGGCCAGCAAGCTGTTCGACAACCTGCCGGGCAAGGTCCTGCCCAACGGCGAACGCGTGCAGGAAGTGTGGATGAGCCATGGCGACAAGGTCACCGCCCTGCCGGCCGGCTTCAACGTCATCGGCAGCAACCGTTCCTGCCCGATCGCCGCCATGGCCGATGAACACCGCGGCTTCTACGCCGTCCAGTTCCATCCGGAAGTCACCCACACCAAGCACGGCAAGGACATGCTGCACCGCTTCGTGCTCGGCATCTGCGCGGCCACCCCGTCCTGGACCATGCCCAACTACATCGACGAAGCCGTCGCCAGAATCCGTGCCCAGGTCGGCCAGGAAGAAGTCATCCTCGGCCTGTCCGGCGGGGTCGACTCCTCCGTGGCCGCTGCGCTGATCCATCGCGCCATCGGTGACCAGCTGACCTGCGTCTTTGTCGACCACGGCCTGCTGCGCCTGAACGAAGGCCAGATGGTCATGGACATGTTCGCCCGCAACCTGGGCGTCAAGGTCGTGCACGTCGATGCCGCCGCCGACTTCATGGGCAAGCTGGCTGGCGAAACCGATCCGGAGAAGAAGCGCAAGATCATCGGCGCCGAATTCGTTGAAGTCTTCCAGCGGGAAGCCAAGAAGCTCAGCAATGCCCGCTGGCTGGCACAGGGCACCATCTACCCGGACGTGATCGAATCGGCCGGCGCCAAGACCAAGAAGGCCCACACCATCAAGAGCCACCACAACGTCGGTGGTCTGCCGGAAACCCTGAATCTCAAGCTGCTGGAGCCGCTGCGCGAACTGTTCAAGGACGAAGTGCGCGAACTGGGCGTGGCACTCGGCCTGCCGCACGACATGGTCTATCGCCACCCCTTCCCGGGTCCGGGCCTGGGCGTGCGCATCCTGGGTGAGGTCAAGACCGAATACGCCGACCTGCTGCGTCGTGCCGACGCCATCTTCATTGAAGAACTGCGCAACACCGTCGACGAAGACGGTCTGTCCTGGTACGACAAGACCAGCCAGGCCTTTGCCGTCTTCCTGCCGGTCAAGTCGGTCGGCGTGATGGGCGATGGCCGCACCTACGACTACGTCGTGGCACTGCGTGCCGTGGTCACCTCCGACTTCATGACTGCACACTGGGCCGAACTGCCCTACTCCCTGCTCGGCCGCGCCTCCAACCGCATCATCAACGAAGTGCGCGGCATCAACCGCGTGGTCTACGATGTATCGGGCAAGCCGCCGGCGACGATTGAGTGGGAATAA